A single window of Coregonus clupeaformis isolate EN_2021a unplaced genomic scaffold, ASM2061545v1 scaf0159, whole genome shotgun sequence DNA harbors:
- the LOC121556339 gene encoding alpha-parvin, producing the protein MASSPQKSPSSPKSPTPKSPPSRKKDDSFLGKLGGTLARRKKAKEVSELQEEGMNAINLPLSPIPFELDPEDTMLEENEVRTMVDPNSRNDPKLQELMKVLIDWINDVLVGERIIVKDLAEDLYDGQVLQKLFEKLEGERLNVAEVTQSEIAQKQKLQTVLEKINDTLKVSIRNIKWTVDSVHAKSIVAILHLLVALSQHCRAPIRLPDHVSIQVVVVQKREGILQSRQVQEEITGNTEALSGRHERDAFDTLFDHAPDKLNVVKKTLITFVNKHLNKLNLEVSELDTQFADGVYLVLLMGLLEGYFVPLVNFFLTPEHFDQKVHNVTFSFELMQDGGLEKPKPRAEDIVNCDLKSTLRVLYNLFTKYRNVE; encoded by the exons ATGGCTTCTTCGCCACAGAAATCACCTTCTTCTCCCAAATCCCCGACTCCAAAATCACCACCTTCAAGAAAAAAAGATGACTCTTTCCTTGGAAAACTCGGGGGAACTTTGGCCAGAAGAAAAAAGGCAAAAGAAG TGTCTGAGCTCCAGGAGGAGGGGATGAATGCCATCAACCTGCCCCTCAGCCCCATCCCCTTTGAGCTGGACCCGGAGGACACCATGCTGG AGGAGAATGAGGTTCGCACCATGGTTGACCCTAACTCCAGGAATGACCCCAAACTGCAAGAACTGATGAAG GTACTCATAGACTGGATCAATGATGTGCTGGTGGGGGAGAGAATCATTGTCAAAGACCTGGCTGAGGACTTATACGATGGGCAGGTTCTGCAGAAACTCTTTG AGAAGCTGGAGGGTGAGAGGCTGAATGTGGCTGAGGTGACTCAGTCTGAGATAGCCCAGAAGCAGAAGCTGCAGACGGTTCTGGAGAAGATCAACGACACTCTGAAGGTCTCAATCAGAAACATCAAATGGACCGTTGACT CCGTCCATGCTAAAAGCATCGTGGCCATTCTCCATTTATTGGTGGCGCTGTCTCAGCACTGCCGCGCCCCCATCCGCCTACCTGATCATGTGTCCATTCAAGTTGTGGTTGTACAG AAACGGGAGGGGATCCTGCAGTCTCGCCAGGTTCAGGAAGAGATCACAGGGAACACGGA GGCTCTATCAGGAAGACATG AGCGAGATGCGTTTGACACCTTGTTTGACCATGCACCAGACAAGCTGAATGTGGTGAAAAAG ACGCTGATCACCTTTGTGAACAAGCACTTGAACAAGTTGAACCTGGAGGTGTCTGAATTGGATACACAG TTTGCTGATGGTGTGTACCTGGTGTTGCTGATGGGACTGCTTGAGGGTTACTTTGTTCCTCTCGTCAACTTCTTCCTAACGCCAGAGCATTTTGACCAAAAG GTGCACAATGTGACCTTCTCCTTTGAGCTGATGCAAGATGGCGGCCTGGAGAAACCCAAGCCACGGGCAGAGG ATATTGTGAACTGTGACCTGAAGTCTACTCTGAGGGTACTCTACAACCTCTTCACCAAATACAGAAATGTGGAATAA